One Methylobacterium oryzae DNA window includes the following coding sequences:
- a CDS encoding PepSY domain-containing protein: MITRLTAAAGLLALSTGLALAQTPTATPAEPATKADSNMKEWQVAKVAKVGLAQALATAESQGDEKGGRAIDADFEKAGSKDPAHYAIKVVYPSGKLVEYGINADTGALYKTENQPFERYFTRLKASDFQNAKTSLKDALAIAEQKAGGGKAYEAEVEKDGSSVQYEIKVAGADKEQEVKVGPDGKVLN, from the coding sequence ATGATCACCCGTCTCACCGCCGCAGCCGGCCTCCTGGCCCTCTCCACCGGCCTCGCCCTGGCCCAGACGCCCACCGCGACGCCCGCCGAGCCGGCCACGAAGGCCGACAGCAACATGAAGGAGTGGCAGGTCGCCAAGGTCGCCAAGGTCGGCCTCGCCCAGGCGCTGGCCACCGCCGAGTCGCAGGGCGACGAGAAGGGCGGCCGCGCCATCGACGCCGACTTCGAGAAGGCCGGCAGCAAGGATCCGGCCCACTACGCGATCAAGGTCGTCTACCCGAGCGGCAAGCTCGTCGAGTACGGCATCAACGCCGATACCGGCGCCCTCTACAAGACCGAGAACCAGCCGTTCGAGCGCTACTTCACCCGGCTGAAGGCCTCCGACTTCCAGAACGCCAAGACCTCGCTGAAGGACGCGCTGGCCATCGCCGAGCAGAAGGCCGGCGGCGGCAAGGCCTACGAGGCCGAGGTCGAGAAGGACGGCTCCTCGGTCCAGTACGAGATCAAGGTCGCCGGCGCCGACAAGGAGCAGGAGGTCAAGGTCGGACCGGACGGCAAGGTCCTGAACTGA
- a CDS encoding 3-hydroxyacyl-CoA dehydrogenase, giving the protein MASAMIRDRVFIVTGAGSGLGEAAARGLAAAGARVVVADIAPEAGAQVAADLGAQARFAETDVTREADGAAAVRTALDAFGHLHGLVNCAGIAPGEKVVGRDGPHRLETFARAVSVNLVGTFNMIRLAADAIAREAPDAAGARGVIVNTASIAAFDGQIGQAAYAASKGGVVSMTLPIARELARHGIRVVTIAPGIFETPMMAGLPQDVQDTLGQSVPFPPRLGRPSEYADLVRHICENPMLNGETIRLDGALRMPPR; this is encoded by the coding sequence ATGGCGAGCGCGATGATCAGGGACCGGGTCTTCATCGTCACGGGCGCGGGCTCGGGCCTCGGGGAGGCGGCGGCGCGGGGCCTCGCGGCGGCGGGGGCGCGGGTGGTCGTGGCCGACATCGCCCCGGAGGCCGGCGCCCAGGTGGCGGCGGATCTCGGGGCGCAGGCCCGGTTCGCCGAGACGGACGTCACCCGCGAGGCGGACGGCGCGGCGGCGGTCCGGACGGCGCTCGACGCGTTCGGGCACCTCCACGGGCTGGTGAACTGCGCCGGCATCGCGCCGGGGGAGAAGGTGGTCGGCCGCGACGGGCCGCACCGGCTCGAGACCTTCGCGCGGGCGGTCTCGGTCAACCTCGTGGGCACGTTCAACATGATCCGGCTGGCCGCCGACGCCATCGCCCGCGAGGCGCCGGACGCGGCCGGCGCCCGGGGCGTGATCGTGAACACCGCCTCGATCGCGGCCTTCGACGGCCAGATCGGGCAGGCCGCCTACGCGGCCTCGAAGGGCGGGGTGGTATCCATGACCCTGCCGATCGCCCGGGAGCTCGCCCGGCACGGCATCCGGGTGGTCACTATCGCGCCCGGCATCTTCGAGACCCCGATGATGGCGGGCCTGCCCCAGGACGTGCAGGACACGCTCGGCCAGAGCGTGCCGTTTCCGCCGCGCCTCGGCCGCCCGTCGGAATACGCGGACCTCGTCCGCCACATCTGCGAGAACCCGATGCTGAACGGCGAGACGATCCGGCTCGACGGGGCGCTGCGGATGCCGCCGCGCTGA
- a CDS encoding SGNH/GDSL hydrolase family protein — protein MGAHWIENAARHWRHGRIVGHRFAERRPGIRAALRAAAPGSVLLAGNSHAELVGAPDLGGRPCINVAVGGSTAADCGRQLAALRVPVRCAAAVLIIGTNDIQRWRHPERARVVDRFEADVRDILRRLEAWAAQVFVAAIPPIGAGATGRDPAAVAVFSDRLAALCAAGGRTFFDPFAPWRSGTGGLAGPGLHRDGVHLADYAPLAAALASAVVLDALPLAPVRRPVPAAPLRILRAAWIGRP, from the coding sequence ATGGGCGCCCACTGGATCGAGAATGCGGCCCGGCACTGGCGGCACGGGCGGATCGTCGGGCACCGCTTCGCCGAGCGGCGTCCCGGCATCCGCGCGGCCCTCCGGGCGGCCGCGCCCGGCAGCGTGCTCCTCGCCGGCAATTCCCACGCGGAGCTCGTCGGCGCGCCGGATCTCGGCGGCCGGCCCTGCATCAACGTCGCGGTCGGCGGCAGCACCGCGGCCGATTGCGGCCGCCAGCTCGCGGCGCTGCGCGTCCCGGTCCGCTGCGCGGCCGCGGTGCTGATCATCGGCACCAACGACATACAGCGCTGGCGCCATCCCGAGCGGGCCCGGGTGGTCGACCGGTTCGAGGCCGATGTCCGGGACATCCTGCGCCGCCTGGAGGCCTGGGCCGCGCAGGTCTTCGTCGCCGCGATCCCGCCGATCGGTGCCGGGGCGACCGGGCGCGATCCCGCCGCCGTCGCGGTCTTCTCGGATCGCCTCGCGGCACTCTGCGCCGCGGGGGGCCGCACCTTCTTCGACCCGTTCGCGCCGTGGCGATCCGGCACCGGCGGCCTCGCCGGTCCGGGCCTCCACCGGGACGGCGTGCATCTGGCCGACTACGCGCCCCTGGCCGCGGCGCTCGCCAGCGCGGTGGTGCTCGATGCGCTCCCGCTCGCGCCCGTCCGGAGGCCCGTGCCGGCCGCGCCCCTGCGGATCCTGCGCGCCGCCTGGATCGGCCGGCCGTGA
- a CDS encoding GNAT family N-acetyltransferase: MQAPEPTFETLRDAHVAALTGSLIDGVEHGPGGAGYVWSRSIPDPTVNFAFGVHHPDQFAWAGAAALGRARAPAFLARDDGEIALLRALFEPAILYPACWMVARELPAPAPAGSAVTVQATPAPGPDFERVFAHLSDAPGVRTHLRRYYIPALRAARGRHGLVTLHLVLRDAAGPAACASLYLRGETAGLYNVSTRADRQRRGLGTAVTVAALREARARGAVQVFLQCPADGRTEALYARAGFRTACAPTLLCTTPP; encoded by the coding sequence ATGCAGGCGCCCGAACCGACCTTCGAGACCCTGCGCGACGCCCATGTGGCGGCGCTCACCGGCTCCCTGATCGACGGCGTCGAGCACGGCCCCGGGGGCGCCGGCTACGTCTGGTCGCGCAGCATCCCGGACCCGACCGTGAACTTCGCCTTCGGCGTGCACCATCCCGACCAGTTCGCCTGGGCGGGCGCGGCCGCCCTCGGGCGAGCCCGGGCGCCGGCCTTCCTGGCCCGGGACGACGGCGAGATCGCGCTGCTGCGCGCCCTGTTCGAGCCCGCGATCCTCTACCCGGCTTGCTGGATGGTGGCGCGGGAGCTTCCGGCGCCGGCCCCGGCCGGCAGCGCCGTCACCGTGCAGGCGACGCCCGCGCCGGGGCCGGATTTCGAGCGGGTCTTCGCCCACCTGTCCGACGCGCCGGGCGTGCGGACGCATCTGCGCCGCTACTACATCCCGGCGCTGCGCGCGGCCCGGGGCCGGCACGGCCTCGTGACCCTGCACCTCGTCCTGCGCGATGCCGCCGGCCCAGCGGCCTGCGCCAGCCTCTACCTGCGCGGCGAGACGGCGGGCCTGTACAATGTCAGCACGCGGGCCGACCGGCAGCGCCGCGGCCTCGGCACCGCCGTGACGGTCGCGGCCCTGCGCGAGGCCCGGGCGCGGGGGGCGGTTCAGGTCTTCCTGCAATGCCCGGCCGACGGCAGGACCGAGGCCCTCTACGCGCGGGCAGGCTTCCGGACGGCCTGCGCGCCGACCCTGCTGTGCACGACCCCGCCCTGA
- a CDS encoding GNAT family N-acetyltransferase, protein MTDASSQRMRDAGAHPPKPRDDGARETARDAAPVSLTLEGTREVPVIRLAEPVAPAAAAEAILARAEALTAQDMQVLRIVVAADPATSGRLLDLGAARPLGDGDGVEILPGLLWQCAARWLPRARPPFPELFTATAGRRHPLRPRTPAGTVYARAIPWLDRRLSFRTMTEPGDVALFSTWMNDPRIAAIWQETGTLEAHAAYIAGLQADPATLPLFGCLDGRPFGYFELYWARESRLGPLYEAGPYDRGWHVAIGDASVRGRPALSAWLPSLMHYLFLDEPRTQRVVGEPRADHAQQIRNLHGSGFATIATVDFPHKRAALVALSREHFVRDRLWVPGAAAADAAPRPPAVPA, encoded by the coding sequence ATGACGGACGCTTCGAGCCAGCGGATGCGCGACGCGGGGGCGCATCCCCCGAAGCCGCGCGATGACGGGGCGCGGGAAACCGCGCGGGACGCCGCCCCGGTGTCCCTCACCCTGGAGGGGACCCGCGAAGTGCCGGTGATCCGCCTCGCCGAGCCGGTCGCGCCGGCGGCGGCCGCGGAGGCGATCCTGGCGCGCGCCGAGGCGCTGACCGCCCAGGACATGCAGGTCCTGCGCATCGTCGTCGCGGCCGATCCGGCGACGTCCGGGCGGCTGCTCGACCTCGGCGCGGCCCGGCCCCTCGGTGACGGCGACGGGGTCGAGATCCTGCCGGGGCTCCTCTGGCAATGCGCCGCCCGCTGGCTCCCGCGAGCCCGGCCGCCCTTCCCCGAGCTGTTCACCGCCACGGCCGGCCGCCGCCACCCGCTGCGGCCCCGGACGCCCGCCGGAACGGTCTACGCGCGGGCGATCCCGTGGCTCGACCGGCGTCTGAGCTTCCGCACGATGACGGAGCCCGGCGACGTCGCCCTGTTCTCGACCTGGATGAACGACCCCCGGATCGCCGCGATCTGGCAGGAGACCGGTACCCTGGAGGCGCACGCCGCCTACATCGCCGGGCTCCAGGCCGACCCCGCGACCCTGCCGCTGTTCGGCTGCCTCGACGGCAGGCCGTTCGGCTATTTCGAGCTGTACTGGGCGCGGGAGAGCCGCCTCGGGCCGCTCTACGAGGCCGGCCCCTACGACCGCGGCTGGCACGTCGCGATCGGCGACGCGTCCGTGCGCGGGCGGCCCGCGCTCTCGGCCTGGCTGCCGTCGCTGATGCACTACCTGTTCCTCGACGAGCCGCGCACGCAGCGCGTCGTCGGCGAGCCGCGGGCCGATCACGCCCAGCAGATCCGGAACCTCCACGGCTCCGGCTTCGCGACGATCGCGACCGTCGACTTCCCCCACAAGCGCGCGGCCCTGGTCGCGCTGTCGCGCGAGCACTTCGTGCGCGACCGGCTCTGGGTGCCGGGGGCGGCCGCCGCCGACGCCGCGCCGCGGCCTCCCGCGGTGCCCGCCTAG
- a CDS encoding sigma-70 family RNA polymerase sigma factor, translating into MSGTVATWNCDAGPSGHGIAAVPPGRPGRPPPSGSWNLAAFERHRAAYLARARRILGCPAQAEDVVQDVLLRLIADPPPAQTAIQAAYVGRMVRNLALDRARRQGLERRLFTGLDAAPDAADPGTGTPEAAAASRESLRQVEAAVAELPEPVRTAFQLHRVEGVPQIEIAARLGVSRALVCGLVRRGHLHCLAALDRRCAACPARTEAPGRQRRRTAPVGQDLGRGPAQAIISPPATGP; encoded by the coding sequence GTGAGCGGAACAGTGGCGACCTGGAACTGCGACGCCGGTCCCTCCGGCCACGGGATCGCCGCGGTCCCGCCGGGCCGGCCCGGCCGCCCTCCGCCCAGCGGATCATGGAACCTCGCGGCGTTCGAGCGCCATCGCGCCGCCTATCTGGCGCGGGCGCGCCGCATCCTCGGCTGCCCGGCCCAGGCGGAGGACGTGGTCCAAGACGTGCTGCTCCGGCTGATCGCCGATCCGCCCCCGGCCCAGACCGCGATCCAGGCCGCCTATGTCGGGCGGATGGTGCGCAACCTCGCCCTGGACCGGGCGCGGCGGCAGGGCCTCGAGCGGCGCCTGTTCACCGGCCTCGACGCCGCCCCGGACGCGGCCGATCCCGGCACCGGCACCCCCGAGGCGGCCGCGGCGTCGCGGGAATCCCTGCGGCAGGTGGAGGCCGCGGTGGCCGAGCTGCCGGAGCCGGTGCGCACGGCCTTCCAGCTCCACCGGGTCGAGGGCGTGCCGCAGATCGAGATCGCGGCCCGGCTCGGGGTCTCGCGCGCCCTGGTGTGCGGCCTCGTGCGCCGCGGCCACCTGCACTGCCTCGCGGCCCTCGACCGGCGCTGCGCCGCCTGCCCAGCGCGCACCGAGGCCCCAGGCCGGCAGCGGCGCCGGACCGCGCCCGTCGGCCAGGACCTCGGCCGCGGCCCGGCGCAGGCGATCATCAGCCCGCCGGCGACGGGCCCGTAG
- a CDS encoding DUF3307 domain-containing protein gives MPSVDTLVPVGAFALLVLAFAVKHLAADFFFQTNWMAQGKQRSSAWLAPLCAHTGLHGLGTLLIALAVKPALWWLALVDFAIHTGIDRGKVLVGRRTSLPPTDARFWWLIGIDQFLHQVTHLGLAVVLAAA, from the coding sequence ATGCCGTCCGTCGATACGCTCGTCCCGGTGGGTGCCTTCGCGCTGCTGGTCCTGGCGTTCGCCGTGAAGCACCTCGCGGCGGACTTCTTCTTTCAGACCAACTGGATGGCGCAGGGCAAGCAGCGGTCGTCCGCCTGGCTCGCCCCCCTCTGCGCCCATACCGGCCTGCACGGCCTCGGCACGCTGCTGATCGCGCTGGCGGTGAAGCCGGCCCTGTGGTGGCTGGCGCTCGTCGATTTCGCGATCCACACGGGGATCGATCGCGGCAAGGTGCTGGTCGGTCGGCGGACGAGCCTGCCACCCACGGACGCCCGGTTCTGGTGGCTGATCGGCATCGACCAGTTCCTGCACCAGGTCACCCATCTGGGGCTCGCCGTGGTGCTGGCGGCGGCCTGA
- a CDS encoding cyclic nucleotide-binding domain-containing protein, whose translation MTTTDLTSAGTASPAGGRAAILRGARIGAAAAVTVMVLLLDLISYSQLIFSGPLVESRAAGLSALLAAYVLGSLVFIALRRTARISLSFIGAAAIVQAAIAAAVAGQLEAAGVTDPETVGQLVLVACGVSTFATGVIFALLGTLRASLLVQLLPYPVLAGFLGGVGLLFLRSGVQIGGHVDDPLAALLHAVDPANLDPGRIDAGALARIALTLVIGFCAFYLPRIVRHWGTYPTVILSSLAVVHLGLAWTGTSVAAGQASGWLIEPLPTGTLLRPPAIGSLTAFDPHLLLPIWPKIATLVVVAVIIQILYVVSVELEIRRDLDIDRMFVASGATNLVGSVFGSSAMGFGRTSTLLLHNIGGGHWLGWWLTLAVMAALLIVGASPLALLPRPLAGGALIAIGIGLLFNLGVASRTLPGWETAIALVVCTATAYFGATTGFLVGVLLAILIFGVQYGQIGAIRRSLSGADRRSSVIRGPDAAARLEAAGGRTRIYTLQGYLFFLNAQAIFRRAAAEAGDLRVLILDFRETVGLDSSALIAFRKVGQLAEQRRFEVLLVHVDPVARLLITRNGLTADPRVRILDTLDEALRAAEATLLAEAGGAGPGEVAVFARHMADRLGSTFGPDDFAPYLTVRELAAGAALMRQGEAADALYFLEQGLVSIEMEVPGRGNLRLRTTTAGTVIGEIALVQGGRRTATAVAESPCRVVVIDRAALARMERERPDLALAFQRFLILELAGKVSDTNRLLEAEMQ comes from the coding sequence ATGACGACAACCGACCTGACGTCCGCCGGGACCGCATCCCCGGCCGGCGGCCGCGCGGCGATCCTGCGCGGGGCCCGCATCGGAGCGGCGGCGGCCGTCACCGTGATGGTCCTGCTCCTCGACCTCATCAGCTACTCCCAGCTCATCTTCTCGGGGCCGCTGGTGGAGAGCCGCGCGGCCGGCCTGTCGGCGCTGCTCGCGGCCTACGTGCTGGGCAGCCTCGTCTTCATCGCGCTCCGCCGCACCGCGCGGATCTCGCTGTCCTTCATCGGCGCGGCCGCGATCGTGCAGGCGGCGATCGCCGCGGCGGTCGCCGGGCAGCTCGAGGCCGCGGGCGTCACCGATCCGGAGACGGTCGGCCAGCTCGTGCTCGTCGCCTGCGGCGTCTCGACCTTCGCTACCGGCGTGATCTTCGCGCTGCTCGGCACCCTGCGGGCCTCCCTGCTGGTGCAGCTCCTGCCCTACCCGGTGCTCGCCGGCTTCCTCGGCGGCGTCGGCCTGCTGTTCCTGCGCAGCGGCGTGCAGATCGGCGGCCATGTCGACGACCCGCTCGCGGCCCTGCTCCACGCCGTCGATCCGGCGAACCTCGATCCGGGCCGGATCGATGCCGGGGCGCTCGCGCGCATCGCCCTGACCCTCGTGATCGGGTTCTGCGCCTTCTACCTCCCCCGGATCGTCCGGCACTGGGGGACCTACCCGACGGTGATCCTGTCGAGCCTCGCGGTGGTCCATCTCGGGCTGGCCTGGACGGGCACCAGCGTCGCGGCTGGGCAGGCATCGGGATGGCTGATCGAGCCGCTGCCGACGGGCACGCTGCTGCGGCCGCCCGCCATCGGCAGCCTGACGGCCTTCGATCCGCACCTGCTCCTGCCGATCTGGCCCAAGATCGCCACCCTGGTCGTCGTGGCGGTGATCATCCAGATCCTCTACGTGGTGAGCGTCGAGCTGGAGATCCGGCGCGACCTCGACATCGACCGGATGTTCGTCGCCTCGGGCGCCACCAACCTGGTCGGCAGCGTGTTCGGCAGCTCCGCGATGGGCTTCGGCCGGACCTCGACGCTGCTGCTGCACAACATCGGCGGCGGCCACTGGCTCGGCTGGTGGCTGACCCTCGCGGTCATGGCGGCGCTCCTCATCGTCGGCGCGAGCCCCCTGGCGCTGCTGCCCCGCCCGCTGGCCGGCGGCGCCCTGATCGCCATCGGCATCGGGCTCCTGTTCAACCTCGGCGTCGCCAGCCGGACCCTGCCGGGCTGGGAGACGGCCATCGCGCTGGTCGTGTGCACCGCCACCGCGTATTTCGGGGCCACCACGGGCTTCCTCGTCGGCGTCCTGCTGGCGATCCTGATCTTCGGGGTCCAGTACGGGCAGATCGGCGCGATCCGCCGGTCGCTCTCCGGGGCGGACCGGCGCAGCAGTGTGATCCGCGGCCCCGACGCCGCCGCGCGGCTCGAGGCGGCCGGCGGCCGGACCCGGATCTACACCCTGCAGGGCTACCTGTTCTTCCTCAACGCGCAGGCGATCTTCCGCCGGGCCGCCGCGGAGGCCGGGGATCTGCGCGTCCTGATCCTGGATTTCCGCGAGACCGTGGGGCTCGACAGCTCGGCGCTGATCGCGTTCCGCAAGGTCGGCCAGCTCGCCGAGCAGCGGCGCTTCGAGGTGCTGCTGGTCCACGTGGATCCGGTCGCGCGCCTGCTGATCACCCGCAACGGCCTCACCGCCGACCCGCGTGTCCGGATCCTCGACACGCTGGACGAGGCCCTGCGCGCCGCCGAGGCGACGCTCCTGGCGGAGGCCGGCGGCGCCGGCCCGGGGGAGGTCGCCGTCTTCGCCCGGCACATGGCCGACCGGCTCGGCAGCACGTTCGGCCCGGACGACTTCGCGCCCTACCTGACGGTCCGCGAGCTCGCGGCGGGCGCGGCGCTGATGCGCCAGGGGGAGGCGGCCGATGCCCTCTACTTCCTGGAGCAGGGCCTCGTCTCCATCGAGATGGAGGTCCCCGGCCGCGGCAACCTGCGCCTGCGCACCACCACGGCCGGCACGGTGATCGGCGAGATCGCGCTGGTCCAGGGCGGCCGGCGCACCGCCACCGCCGTCGCCGAGAGCCCCTGCCGGGTGGTCGTCATCGACCGCGCCGCCCTCGCGCGGATGGAGCGGGAGCGCCCGGACCTCGCGCTCGCCTTCCAGCGCTTCCTGATCCTGGAACTGGCCGGCAAGGTCTCCGACACGAACCGGCTGCTCGAGGCCGAGATGCAGTGA
- the ssuD gene encoding FMNH2-dependent alkanesulfonate monooxygenase, with the protein MTAANDGRADVLWFLPTHGDGRYLGAREGARDVSLSYLRQIAQGADELGYYGVLLPTGRSCEDSWIVASALAPLTKQLRFLVAVRPGLMEPSAAARMTATLDRISDGRLLINVVTGGDPVELAGDGVFLSHDERYAVTDEFLTIWRGLLAGETVTFRGDHLRTENGRLIFPPVQKPYPPLYFGGSSAAGMAVAAEHCDVYLTWGEPPAQVAEKIAAAREAAEAKGKTFSYGIRLHVIARETEAAAWEAAEQLISKLDDATIAKAQETLKRQDSVGQSRMMALHGGSRDKLVVAPNLWAGVGLVRGGAGTALVGSADQVADRMKEYIDLGIDRFILSGYPHLEEAYRFAELVFPKLPLRATTGRPAGNARNDGPFGEIIANDLVPTRRVSAH; encoded by the coding sequence ATGACAGCAGCCAATGACGGACGCGCCGACGTCCTCTGGTTCCTGCCGACCCACGGCGACGGCCGCTATCTCGGCGCGCGGGAGGGGGCCCGGGACGTCTCGCTCAGCTATCTCCGGCAGATCGCGCAGGGGGCGGACGAGCTCGGCTATTACGGCGTGCTGCTGCCCACCGGACGCTCCTGCGAGGATTCCTGGATCGTCGCCTCGGCGCTGGCGCCGCTGACCAAGCAGCTGCGCTTCCTCGTGGCGGTGCGGCCGGGCCTGATGGAGCCCTCCGCGGCGGCCCGCATGACCGCGACCCTCGACCGGATCTCGGACGGGCGCCTCCTGATCAACGTCGTCACCGGCGGCGACCCGGTGGAACTCGCCGGCGACGGCGTGTTCCTGTCCCACGACGAACGCTACGCCGTCACCGACGAGTTCCTGACGATCTGGCGCGGCCTGCTCGCGGGCGAGACCGTGACCTTCCGGGGCGATCACCTGCGCACCGAGAACGGCCGGCTGATCTTCCCGCCGGTGCAGAAGCCCTACCCGCCGCTCTATTTCGGCGGCTCGTCGGCGGCCGGCATGGCGGTCGCGGCCGAGCATTGCGACGTCTACCTCACCTGGGGCGAGCCCCCGGCGCAGGTCGCCGAGAAGATCGCCGCCGCCCGGGAGGCCGCCGAGGCGAAGGGCAAGACCTTCTCGTACGGCATCCGCCTGCACGTCATCGCCCGCGAGACCGAGGCCGCGGCCTGGGAGGCCGCCGAGCAGCTGATCTCGAAGCTCGACGACGCCACTATCGCCAAGGCGCAGGAGACCCTGAAGCGGCAGGATTCCGTCGGCCAGAGCCGCATGATGGCGCTCCACGGCGGCAGCCGCGACAAGCTCGTGGTGGCGCCGAACCTCTGGGCCGGCGTCGGCCTCGTCCGCGGCGGCGCCGGGACGGCGCTGGTCGGCTCGGCCGACCAGGTCGCCGACCGGATGAAGGAGTACATCGATCTCGGGATCGACCGCTTCATCCTCTCGGGCTACCCGCACCTGGAGGAGGCCTACCGGTTCGCTGAGCTGGTCTTCCCGAAGCTGCCGCTGCGCGCCACGACCGGGCGGCCGGCCGGCAATGCCCGCAACGACGGCCCGTTCGGCGAGATCATCGCCAACGACCTCGTGCCGACCCGCCGCGTCAGCGCGCACTGA
- a CDS encoding ABC transporter ATP-binding protein, translating into MLLDAVRREALPDPGTDPRPAPGPAPGHRQADLPTDLPADSPPSPPARGIAVTVRDLDKSFDGTAVIEGLNLFLPAGGFTAVVGRSGCGKSTLLRLILGLDTPTGGRIDLEGPERSPRRSEPPKRIMFQEPRLLPWARVVDNVAVGLSGHGSRAERRERALAALAEVGLADKAGQWPATLSGGQRQRVALARALVSRPGLLALDEPLGALDALTRIGMQDLIERIWRGQGFTALLVTHDVAEAVALADRILVVEAGRIALDLRVDVPRPRRRGDPDLARLEGRILDHLLGSQPTA; encoded by the coding sequence ATGCTGCTCGACGCCGTCCGCCGCGAGGCGCTTCCCGACCCGGGCACGGACCCGCGCCCGGCGCCCGGCCCCGCCCCGGGGCACAGGCAAGCGGATCTGCCCACGGATCTGCCCGCGGATTCGCCTCCCTCGCCGCCGGCCCGAGGGATCGCCGTCACCGTCCGCGACCTGGACAAGAGCTTCGACGGCACCGCCGTCATCGAGGGCCTGAACCTGTTCCTGCCGGCCGGCGGGTTCACCGCGGTGGTCGGCCGCTCCGGCTGCGGCAAGAGCACCCTGCTGCGCCTCATCCTCGGGCTCGACACGCCCACGGGCGGGCGGATCGACCTGGAGGGGCCGGAACGCTCCCCGCGCCGGTCCGAGCCGCCGAAGCGGATCATGTTCCAGGAGCCGCGGCTGCTGCCCTGGGCGCGGGTCGTCGACAACGTGGCGGTCGGCCTGTCGGGGCACGGCTCCCGGGCCGAGCGCCGGGAGCGGGCGCTCGCGGCGCTCGCCGAGGTCGGCCTCGCCGACAAGGCCGGGCAGTGGCCCGCCACCCTGTCGGGCGGCCAGCGCCAGCGCGTGGCCCTGGCCCGGGCGCTGGTGAGCCGGCCGGGCCTGCTCGCCCTCGACGAGCCGCTGGGCGCCCTCGACGCCCTGACCCGGATCGGCATGCAGGACCTGATCGAGCGGATCTGGCGGGGGCAGGGGTTCACCGCGCTCCTCGTCACGCACGACGTCGCCGAGGCCGTGGCGCTGGCCGACCGCATCCTCGTGGTCGAGGCCGGCCGGATCGCCCTCGACCTGCGGGTCGACGTGCCGCGGCCGCGCCGGCGCGGGGATCCGGACCTCGCCCGCCTCGAGGGCCGCATCCTCGATCACCTGCTCGGATCGCAGCCAACCGCCTGA
- the ssuC gene encoding aliphatic sulfonate ABC transporter permease SsuC yields MRPSKLVRLRDSAVPWLLPAAILLGWQAAVSAGLVSNRFMPAPLDVVRAGWEAGRTGELWTNLGVSTLRALAGFVIGGGIGFGLGLANGLSRLSERLTDTSVQMVRNVPHLSLIPLVILWFGIGEEAKLFLVALGVFFPIYANTLHGIRSVDPGLVEMGRVYGMSRTELFTRVVLPGALPSIFVGLRYALGIMWLTLIVAETISASSGLGYMAMQAREFMLVDVVVLAILIYAALGKFADALTRQLERACLAWNPAYRSA; encoded by the coding sequence ATGCGCCCCTCGAAGCTCGTTCGCCTGCGCGACTCCGCGGTGCCCTGGCTGCTGCCGGCCGCCATCCTGCTCGGCTGGCAGGCCGCGGTCTCGGCCGGCCTCGTCTCGAACCGCTTCATGCCGGCGCCCCTCGACGTCGTCCGGGCCGGCTGGGAGGCCGGGCGGACCGGGGAGCTCTGGACCAATCTCGGCGTCAGCACCCTGCGGGCGCTGGCGGGCTTCGTGATCGGCGGCGGCATCGGCTTCGGGCTCGGCCTCGCCAACGGCCTGTCGCGCCTGTCGGAGCGGCTCACCGACACCTCGGTGCAGATGGTGCGCAACGTGCCCCACCTGTCGCTGATCCCGCTGGTGATCCTGTGGTTCGGCATCGGCGAGGAGGCCAAGCTGTTCCTCGTGGCGCTCGGCGTGTTCTTCCCGATCTACGCCAACACCCTGCACGGCATCCGCTCGGTGGATCCGGGCCTCGTGGAGATGGGCCGGGTCTACGGCATGTCCCGCACCGAGCTGTTCACCCGCGTGGTGCTGCCGGGCGCCCTGCCGTCGATCTTCGTGGGCCTGCGCTACGCGCTGGGCATCATGTGGCTGACGCTGATCGTCGCCGAGACGATCTCGGCCTCGTCGGGGCTCGGCTACATGGCCATGCAGGCCCGGGAGTTCATGCTGGTCGACGTCGTCGTGCTGGCGATCCTGATCTACGCCGCCCTCGGCAAGTTCGCCGACGCCCTGACCCGCCAGCTCGAGCGCGCCTGCCTCGCCTGGAACCCCGCCTACAGGAGCGCCTGA